In the Acetobacterium sp. KB-1 genome, CGCCTTCGTTACCGATAACAATGGCCAGAGACCCCTTATAATCTGCTTTATAATAAGGATTTCCCTTCATATCGGTAGACATGATCCAAAACCCTTTTTTCTTTAGCTCATCAATTGTCTGGCTGAGATTGGTCACTTTAACTATCGGGGTGTGAGATACCGCCCCGGAGGAAGCCTTAACCGAAACGGCGGTCAAAGAAGCCGATCGACGGTTGGGAATGATCACCCCGTCAGCACCGCAAACATTAGCACTCCGGATAATCGCCCCCAGATTGTGGGGATCAGTGAGATGATCCAAAATGACAATGAAGGGGTCACGCCCCTTGGCCTTGGCATGACTTAGGATATCCTGAAGATCACTGTAGGGGAATGGTGCCATCAGTGCTACAATCCCCTGATGAACCTGACCATCGGCCAGATACTCCAGTTTCGCTTTTTCAACAGAATGGATAATAATGTTTTGCTTTTTGGCCATATCAGTAATTTTTTTAAGGACATGGTCGGTATTGTCTTTTAAGATCAGCAGCTTGTCAATTTCCTGACCAGAACGCAGTGCTTCCATCACCGGGTTTTTCCCCACGATTACAAATGTTTCTTCGGTTACACCATCATCTTCACGATTAAATCGCTCCTGTTTGCGGGGCGGTTTACGCTCGTCAAAACGACGGGGTCCCCGTTCTTCTTTAGGACCACGCGCATCAAATTTGCGGGACTTTTTATCATCCCTGGCACCGCGTTCTTCAAACTTGCGGGGTTTTTTATCATCTTTTGGCGCGTTGTCACTTTTTCTGCCTCTGGGCTTATCACTGGTCTTAGTGCTGTTCGATCGACTATTTGATACTCGTTTCATCTTTTCACCTATTCTTTATTTTTTCTTGATTTATCTCTTGATAAATCGATTCCTGCATTATTTACGCTATTATTCAGTTATTTCTGTATTGTTTAAGACCTCTGCTACGTCCTCTGGTTTTCGTTTCCGCGGTGGCAACGGGCCATAATATTGGTAATAATGGGTCTTAATGTCACCATTATAAAG is a window encoding:
- the rlmB gene encoding 23S rRNA (guanosine(2251)-2'-O)-methyltransferase RlmB produces the protein MKRVSNSRSNSTKTSDKPRGRKSDNAPKDDKKPRKFEERGARDDKKSRKFDARGPKEERGPRRFDERKPPRKQERFNREDDGVTEETFVIVGKNPVMEALRSGQEIDKLLILKDNTDHVLKKITDMAKKQNIIIHSVEKAKLEYLADGQVHQGIVALMAPFPYSDLQDILSHAKAKGRDPFIVILDHLTDPHNLGAIIRSANVCGADGVIIPNRRSASLTAVSVKASSGAVSHTPIVKVTNLSQTIDELKKKGFWIMSTDMKGNPYYKADYKGSLAIVIGNEGVGISEKVKKQCDFSVSIPIHGEIESFNASAAAAIIFSEAAKQRFQ